GTCTCTCTTACCAGAACACCTGAGGCCTGACTGCCATAAAAATCGAGATGATGGCTTCGTAAATGTTTATGGCCGCCTGTCATGGAACCAGCCTTCTGTCACGGTTACCGGAGGTTGCACCACTCCAAGCAAGGGGCGCTTTGGGCACCCAGAGGAACTGAGAACCATCTCAGTACGGGAGGCAGCCACTATTCAAACATTCCCCTCTGACTACATTATTGCGACAGACTTCATGGACTACGCATGCCGCATAATTGGAAATGCTCTTCCCTGTTTGTTCGCGAAAGTCCTAGCCGAGCAGTGCTATAGGGCTATGCAGGAATACAGTCAAAGATTATCAATAGCGCAGCCGTCGGGGACTTAGTGCTCGGGGCCAAGGCGCTCGGACTAGACAAGGAGACCATCGCAAGCTTGGAGAGGGCAATGCTTAACGCGATGGGCACGTATACCGAAGACGATGCCGAAAGTGCATACTGCGAACACCTAATGGGCCCAAGGGGCCTTTTTTTAGTGCGGAGAGGGTGGCGGTGTGCATGGGCGAGAGTATTCAGTAGAGCGCGAGAGGAGGAGAAAACTTGAATAACAAGGTGTATGAGATGGTTACTGAGCGCATTGTCAAGGAGCTGGAGCGAGGGGTTATCCCTTGGGCGAGACCCTGGGTTGATGGAGGGCCGCCTGTGTCCTGGGCTACGCAGCAGGTATACCGCGGCATTAACCGCCTGTTGCCGCCGGGCGAGTACGCGACATTTCTGCAGGTGCAGCAGGCTGGGGGGAAGGTGAATAAGGGCGAAAGGGCGCACATGG
This region of Selenomonadales bacterium genomic DNA includes:
- a CDS encoding ArdC family protein, with the protein product MNNKVYEMVTERIVKELERGVIPWARPWVDGGPPVSWATQQVYRGINRLLPPGEYATFLQVQQAGGKVNKGERAHMVVFWKWTEAEDAETRERKTIPFLRYYSVFEVSTQCTGIEPKRMHTAV